A single genomic interval of Alistipes provencensis harbors:
- a CDS encoding glycosyltransferase family 2 protein: MKARISVISVNYNGFAVTTAMINSLRRHVTTPMEIVVVDNGSERDEAAMLQERYPEIIAIRSQENLGFAGGNNLGIRAATGDCLLLLNNDTEVADDTLHHLCDTLDADPAIGAVCPKIRFHEPPQAIQFAGYTPLTRITLRNALIGFGEPDNGRFDTPHDTPYAHGAAMMVRREAVERAGMMPEAYFLYYEELDWSVRIREAGYRIAYDPRATVFHKESATTGRQSPLRSYYLTRNRLLFARRNRRGAAQRLSVVYQLGVALPKSVLTSLLHGRRDLAAAVLRGARDFLRHKTGKE; this comes from the coding sequence ATGAAGGCACGCATATCGGTCATATCGGTCAACTACAACGGCTTCGCGGTCACCACGGCGATGATCAACTCGCTGCGGCGCCACGTCACGACGCCGATGGAGATCGTCGTCGTGGACAACGGTTCGGAACGGGACGAGGCGGCGATGCTGCAGGAACGCTATCCCGAGATAATTGCCATACGGAGTCAGGAAAACCTCGGCTTCGCCGGAGGCAACAACCTCGGCATCCGGGCCGCGACGGGCGACTGCCTGCTGCTGCTCAACAACGACACGGAGGTCGCGGACGACACGCTGCACCACCTCTGCGACACGCTCGACGCCGACCCAGCGATCGGGGCCGTCTGTCCCAAAATCCGTTTCCATGAGCCTCCGCAGGCCATCCAGTTCGCGGGATACACGCCCCTGACGCGCATCACCCTGCGCAACGCCCTCATCGGGTTCGGCGAACCGGACAACGGGCGGTTCGACACTCCGCACGACACGCCCTATGCCCACGGCGCGGCGATGATGGTGCGGCGCGAAGCCGTCGAACGGGCGGGAATGATGCCCGAAGCGTACTTCCTCTATTACGAGGAGCTGGACTGGTCGGTGCGCATCCGCGAGGCAGGTTACCGCATCGCCTACGACCCGCGGGCCACGGTATTCCACAAGGAGAGCGCCACCACGGGCCGCCAGAGTCCGCTGCGGAGCTATTACCTCACGCGCAACCGCCTGCTGTTCGCCCGCCGCAACCGCCGCGGAGCCGCACAACGGCTCTCGGTCGTCTATCAACTGGGGGTGGCGCTTCCCAAAAGCGTCCTCACGTCGCTGCTGCACGGCCGCAGGGATTTGGCGGCGGCCGTCCTGCGCGGTGCGCGGGATTTTCTGCGACATAAAACAGGAAAAGAATGA